One genomic region from Methylocystis echinoides encodes:
- a CDS encoding FixH family protein produces MKLLATGVGLAALTAAGVGGYYLGQFRRESAPSSFAVRALQPAPLEDARAASPPAASSEPSLAPVTLTPERMQRIGVKTGVVEVRAVHDELRTVGTIEADEARISDVNVRFAGWVRKVYADAMYKQVRRGQPLLTVYSPELVTAEREYLVARELLAQTTSPGGTTDFHGSRLLLRAAAERLKHWQIPDREIARLKKSGKVAQEIEIDSPSSGLIIERKAFPNTYAEPGTKLYSVADLSTVWVYAHIFQNEIGRVKVGDPATVSVDAYPGQTFPARVSFIWPEVDQTTRRARVRLEIPNPELKLLLGMYVSVQLGLPRGDRLAIPSSGVFQSGARQIAFVDRGGGYFEPRDIEVGARAGDDFVVLKGLAAGERVVTSANFLIDSESQLAAALGSFAPPPPGVGAAAAINAPKGATLEYSSKPPIPRTGSNDFRVELTDGDGAPVLGAEVTVTFFMPAMPAMGMAAMRSVATLKEKGGGVYEGSGDVPMGGTWQVTVLATKAGQTLAQKQFSVTAEGGM; encoded by the coding sequence ATGAAACTTCTGGCGACAGGTGTAGGTCTGGCGGCTCTCACAGCGGCGGGGGTCGGCGGATACTATCTCGGTCAGTTCAGGCGCGAGTCCGCACCGTCGTCATTTGCAGTACGTGCTTTGCAGCCGGCGCCGCTGGAAGATGCGCGCGCAGCGAGCCCGCCCGCCGCATCGTCCGAACCCAGTCTGGCGCCTGTCACGCTGACCCCTGAGCGCATGCAGCGCATCGGGGTGAAAACCGGCGTCGTGGAGGTTCGAGCGGTTCACGACGAGCTTCGCACGGTGGGGACGATCGAGGCGGATGAAGCGCGAATTTCCGACGTGAATGTCCGTTTCGCTGGATGGGTGCGGAAGGTTTATGCCGACGCAATGTACAAGCAGGTGCGGCGGGGCCAGCCGCTCCTGACCGTCTACAGCCCGGAGCTGGTGACGGCCGAGCGAGAGTATTTGGTGGCCAGGGAGCTTTTGGCGCAGACGACCAGTCCGGGAGGGACGACGGATTTCCACGGATCGCGATTGCTACTGCGTGCAGCGGCCGAACGCCTGAAGCACTGGCAAATCCCCGACAGAGAGATCGCCCGGCTGAAGAAAAGCGGTAAGGTCGCCCAAGAGATCGAGATCGATTCCCCGTCGTCGGGTTTAATCATCGAGAGGAAAGCTTTTCCGAACACCTACGCCGAACCGGGCACGAAATTGTATTCCGTAGCGGATTTGTCGACCGTGTGGGTCTACGCTCATATTTTCCAGAATGAAATCGGCCGGGTGAAGGTGGGAGACCCGGCGACGGTCAGCGTGGACGCCTATCCGGGACAGACATTCCCAGCGCGCGTGAGTTTCATTTGGCCGGAGGTCGATCAGACGACGCGGCGGGCTCGCGTGCGCCTCGAGATTCCCAATCCCGAACTGAAGCTTCTGCTCGGCATGTACGTCAGTGTCCAACTCGGCTTGCCGCGCGGCGACCGCTTGGCGATTCCAAGTTCGGGGGTGTTTCAATCGGGCGCGCGTCAGATCGCCTTCGTAGATCGCGGCGGCGGCTACTTCGAGCCTCGCGATATCGAAGTCGGCGCCCGCGCCGGCGACGATTTCGTCGTGCTGAAAGGCCTTGCCGCCGGCGAAAGAGTCGTCACCTCGGCCAATTTCCTCATCGATTCCGAGAGCCAGCTCGCGGCCGCCCTGGGGTCGTTCGCGCCTCCGCCGCCGGGCGTCGGAGCGGCGGCGGCAATCAACGCACCGAAGGGGGCGACGCTCGAATATTCATCGAAGCCGCCAATCCCCCGCACGGGAAGCAACGATTTTCGCGTCGAGCTCACCGACGGCGATGGCGCGCCTGTCCTCGGCGCCGAGGTCACCGTCACTTTCTTCATGCCCGCCATGCCGGCGATGGGCATGGCCGCCATGCGCAGCGTCGCGACGCTCAAAGAAAAAGGCGGCGGCGTCTACGAGGGATCGGGCGACGTGCCGATGGGCGGAACCTGGCAGGTCACCGTCCTCGCCACCAAGGCGGGTCAGACCCTCGCCCAGAAACAGTTTTCCGTGACCGCTGAAGGAGGCATGTAA